Proteins co-encoded in one Methylobacterium sp. WL1 genomic window:
- the pdxA gene encoding 4-hydroxythreonine-4-phosphate dehydrogenase PdxA — protein MPPLALTLGDPAGIGPELALSAWLGRGGADPLPPFFLVADPDFIERLANRLNRPVPVAEVDPETAAEVFPRALPVVPLPSGATVAAEPGVPDSGNAGAVIESITAAVAFVAAGRAGAVVTNPIAKFVLTRAGFAHPGHTEFLAALSVAPGRTPPRPVMMIWSTDLAVVPVTIHVPLKDVPGLLTQELVEETARIVARDLRDRFGLAEPRLVLAGLNPHAGEAGTIGHEDRDVLAPAVARLRAAGIDIRGPLPADTLFHARARATYDVALAPTHDQALIPIKTIAFDDGVNVTLGLPFVRTSPDHGTAFDIAGTGVARPDSLIAALRLARRLADTEAARTGPGPGGADIIPFSIYAGRPRATGAQHFDAEDEL, from the coding sequence ATGCCGCCGCTCGCCCTCACCCTCGGAGACCCGGCCGGGATCGGCCCGGAACTCGCCCTCAGCGCCTGGCTCGGACGGGGCGGCGCGGATCCGCTGCCGCCGTTCTTCCTCGTGGCCGACCCGGACTTCATCGAGCGCCTCGCGAACCGGCTGAACCGGCCCGTCCCGGTGGCCGAGGTCGATCCCGAGACCGCTGCCGAGGTGTTTCCCCGGGCGCTGCCCGTGGTGCCGCTGCCGAGCGGCGCGACGGTGGCGGCCGAGCCCGGCGTCCCGGATTCCGGCAATGCCGGCGCGGTCATCGAGTCGATCACCGCCGCGGTGGCTTTCGTGGCGGCCGGGCGCGCCGGTGCCGTGGTCACCAACCCGATCGCCAAGTTCGTCCTGACCCGGGCCGGGTTCGCCCATCCGGGCCACACCGAGTTCCTGGCCGCCCTGTCCGTCGCCCCCGGCCGCACGCCGCCGCGTCCGGTGATGATGATCTGGAGTACGGATCTCGCGGTCGTGCCGGTGACGATCCACGTCCCGCTCAAGGACGTGCCGGGCCTGCTTACCCAGGAACTGGTGGAGGAGACCGCCCGGATCGTCGCCCGGGACCTGCGCGACCGGTTCGGCTTGGCCGAGCCGCGCCTGGTGCTCGCCGGGCTCAACCCCCATGCCGGCGAGGCCGGGACCATCGGGCACGAGGACCGTGACGTGCTGGCACCCGCGGTGGCGCGGCTGCGGGCCGCCGGGATCGACATCCGCGGGCCCCTGCCCGCCGACACCCTGTTCCACGCCCGCGCCCGGGCGACCTACGACGTCGCCCTCGCGCCGACACACGATCAGGCGCTGATCCCGATCAAGACCATCGCGTTCGACGACGGCGTCAACGTCACCCTCGGGCTGCCGTTCGTACGGACCTCGCCGGACCACGGCACCGCCTTCGACATCGCCGGGACCGGGGTGGCGCGACCCGACAGCCTGATCGCCGCCCTGCGGCTCGCGCGGCGGCTCGCCGACACCGAGGCGGCCCGCACCGGCCCCGGCCCGGGCGGCGCCGACATCATCCCGTTCAGCATCTATGCCGGGCGGCCGCGCGCCACGGGCGCCCAGCATTTCGACGCCGAGGACGAGCTGTGA
- the rsmA gene encoding 16S rRNA (adenine(1518)-N(6)/adenine(1519)-N(6))-dimethyltransferase RsmA: MNDGDGLPPLRDVVARHGLEPRKALGQNFLYDLNLTGRIARAAGPLDGVTVVEVGPGPGGLTRALLAEGAARVVAIERDPRALPALAEIAAHYPGRLEVVDADALAFDPRPLIGTGPVRIVANLPYNVGTALLTGWLDGAAWPPWWDQAVLMFQREVAERIVAGPETRADYGRLGVLCGWRTQADILFDVSPLAFVPPPKVTSSVVRLLPRAQPLPCRAGALEAVTRAAFGQRRKMLRQSLKALSPEPGALLAAAGILETARAEEVPVAGFVTLANLWDAERGR; the protein is encoded by the coding sequence GTGAACGATGGAGACGGGCTGCCGCCCCTGCGCGATGTCGTCGCCCGGCATGGGTTGGAGCCCAGGAAGGCGCTGGGCCAGAACTTTCTGTACGATCTTAATCTCACCGGCCGGATCGCGCGCGCCGCGGGGCCGCTCGACGGCGTGACCGTGGTCGAGGTCGGCCCCGGGCCCGGCGGCCTGACCCGCGCGCTGCTGGCCGAGGGCGCGGCCCGGGTCGTGGCGATCGAACGCGATCCCCGCGCCCTGCCGGCGCTCGCCGAGATCGCGGCGCATTATCCCGGCCGGCTGGAGGTCGTGGACGCCGACGCCCTCGCGTTCGATCCCCGGCCGCTGATCGGGACCGGCCCGGTCCGGATCGTCGCGAACCTGCCCTACAACGTCGGGACTGCGCTGCTCACCGGTTGGCTCGACGGCGCGGCCTGGCCGCCCTGGTGGGACCAGGCGGTGCTGATGTTCCAGCGCGAGGTCGCCGAGCGCATCGTCGCGGGCCCAGAGACCCGGGCGGATTACGGCCGGCTCGGCGTGTTGTGCGGCTGGCGCACGCAGGCCGACATCCTGTTCGACGTAAGCCCCTTGGCCTTCGTGCCGCCGCCGAAGGTGACGTCCAGCGTCGTGCGGCTGTTGCCCCGGGCGCAGCCCCTGCCCTGCCGGGCCGGCGCCCTGGAGGCCGTGACCCGGGCGGCGTTCGGCCAGCGCCGCAAGATGCTGCGCCAGAGCCTGAAGGCCCTGAGCCCCGAGCCCGGCGCCCTGCTGGCGGCGGCCGGGATCCTGGAGACGGCCCGGGCCGAGGAGGTGCCGGTGGCGGGGTTCGTGACCCTGGCCAACCTGTGGGACGCGGAGCGTGGACGGTAA
- a CDS encoding TIM44-like domain-containing protein, giving the protein MLTQFSRRRRTAAFLALAAALTVAAPVAEARPGGGGSFGSRGSRTYTAPSATPTAPGGGSTMQRSQTAPSPGMSNPGMQAPAAPGRRFGGGFFAGLLGAGLLGALLGGGFFGGLGGLASMIGLLFQVGLVVLVVMLAVRFFRRRSEPAGAGAPYARSTLDGGPNQGGPNLGGPMGGAATGGSFGGQRPVQTRNVQIGPADYQAFERLLGDIQDAYTREDRVTLGNLATPEMAGYFDEELRNNAAQGVVNKITDVKLLQGDLAESWGEDRTDYATVAMRYALKDMMVDRASGRVVKTEPAPEAVELWTFQRQPGRGWVLSAIQQTR; this is encoded by the coding sequence ATGCTCACCCAATTCTCGCGTCGTCGGCGCACGGCCGCCTTCCTGGCGCTCGCTGCTGCCTTGACCGTCGCGGCGCCCGTCGCGGAAGCCCGTCCGGGCGGCGGCGGGTCCTTCGGTTCGCGCGGCTCGCGGACCTACACCGCCCCCTCCGCGACGCCCACGGCGCCGGGCGGCGGCTCGACCATGCAGCGGTCCCAGACCGCGCCGTCCCCCGGGATGTCCAATCCCGGGATGCAGGCGCCGGCCGCGCCCGGTCGTCGCTTCGGCGGCGGCTTCTTTGCTGGCCTGCTCGGCGCCGGCCTGCTCGGCGCCCTGCTGGGCGGTGGCTTCTTCGGCGGCCTCGGCGGCCTCGCCTCCATGATCGGCCTGCTGTTCCAGGTCGGCCTGGTCGTGCTGGTGGTGATGCTGGCGGTGCGGTTCTTCCGCCGCCGCAGCGAGCCGGCCGGCGCCGGCGCGCCCTACGCCCGCTCGACGCTCGATGGCGGCCCCAACCAGGGCGGCCCGAATTTGGGCGGTCCGATGGGCGGCGCGGCCACCGGCGGCTCGTTCGGCGGCCAGCGTCCGGTACAGACCCGCAACGTCCAGATCGGCCCGGCCGACTACCAGGCGTTCGAGCGCCTGCTCGGCGACATCCAGGACGCCTACACCCGTGAGGATCGGGTGACGCTGGGCAACCTGGCGACGCCCGAGATGGCCGGCTACTTCGACGAGGAGCTGCGCAACAACGCGGCCCAGGGTGTGGTCAACAAGATCACGGACGTGAAGCTGCTGCAGGGCGACCTCGCGGAATCCTGGGGCGAGGACCGTACCGACTACGCCACCGTGGCGATGCGCTACGCCCTCAAGGACATGATGGTCGACCGCGCAAGCGGCCGGGTCGTGAAGACCGAGCCCGCCCCGGAGGCCGTCGAACTCTGGACCTTCCAGCGCCAGCCCGGCCGCGGCTGGGTGCTCTCAGCGATTCAGCAGACCCGCTGA
- a CDS encoding ATP-binding protein — translation MTQPGTDHGEAGGPLTAQARALLDALPTPSLLVDAQGRVRYANPAFERLTGHPAQAFAERGLEPILASRGSAPDLSGDAPQEFLAQRSDGTSFWASLTLGQLPGSDATIGQMLDVTARREAEGALALSRQREALGLLTNSVAHEFNNFLQILIGYIDGLKRRLGDRPEPFIQRALVRSADATERAAILTRQLLAYSRRIAPDVRAVDLDAIVAELAERLAPDFPAGIRLVVNPTPGLPRAISNPTQIEFALRHLVANACEAMPAGGTLTLSTFRVDPGDRALHQPGPGTVGIQVSDTGPGMSPEMLARALAPFQTSHEAGRGAGLAIVHGLMKRQNGTITLDSQPGEGTRVRLGFPAAPDRTLH, via the coding sequence ATGACGCAGCCCGGGACGGATCACGGCGAGGCGGGCGGCCCGCTCACGGCGCAGGCCCGCGCACTTCTCGATGCGCTGCCCACGCCCAGTCTTCTCGTCGATGCGCAGGGTCGCGTCCGGTACGCCAACCCGGCCTTCGAGCGCCTGACCGGTCATCCGGCGCAGGCGTTTGCCGAACGCGGCCTCGAGCCGATCCTGGCGAGCCGCGGGTCGGCGCCCGATCTCTCGGGCGACGCACCGCAGGAATTCCTGGCGCAGCGGTCGGACGGGACCAGCTTCTGGGCGAGCCTTACCTTGGGGCAGCTCCCCGGGAGCGATGCGACGATCGGCCAGATGCTCGACGTCACGGCACGGCGCGAGGCCGAGGGGGCGCTGGCTCTATCGCGGCAGCGCGAGGCCCTGGGCTTGCTGACCAACAGCGTCGCCCACGAATTCAACAACTTCCTGCAGATCCTGATCGGCTACATCGACGGGCTGAAGCGCCGCCTGGGCGACCGGCCCGAGCCGTTCATCCAGCGGGCGCTCGTCCGCTCGGCCGACGCCACCGAGCGGGCCGCGATCCTCACGCGCCAGCTCCTGGCCTATTCGCGCCGGATCGCCCCGGACGTGCGCGCCGTGGACCTCGATGCCATCGTGGCGGAGCTGGCGGAACGCCTCGCGCCGGACTTCCCGGCCGGGATCCGCCTCGTGGTGAACCCGACGCCGGGGCTGCCCCGGGCGATCAGCAACCCGACGCAGATCGAGTTCGCCCTGCGGCATCTGGTCGCCAATGCCTGCGAGGCCATGCCGGCGGGCGGGACGCTGACGCTCTCCACCTTCCGGGTCGATCCGGGCGACCGGGCTCTGCACCAGCCGGGGCCCGGCACCGTGGGGATCCAGGTCAGCGATACCGGGCCGGGCATGTCGCCCGAGATGCTGGCCCGGGCGCTCGCGCCGTTCCAGACCAGCCACGAGGCGGGACGGGGCGCGGGCCTCGCCATCGTGCACGGCCTGATGAAGCGCCAGAACGGCACGATCACCCTGGACAGCCAGCCCGGCGAGGGCACCCGGGTGCGCCTCGGCTTCCCGGCTGCGCCGGACCGGACGCTGCACTGA
- a CDS encoding helix-turn-helix transcriptional regulator, giving the protein MLSHEQIWNAIDRLAERHGYSASGLARRAGLDATSFNRSKRIGADGRKRWPSTESVSKVLAATGASLDEFLRLIEAREIPARTMVPLIGLTQAGAGRLFTDEGMPTGGAGWEEIEFPDLGEERAFALEIQGDSMQPLFRDGDVLIVSPTASVRKGDRVVVRLHGGEVLAKELRRRTARTVELVSLNPEHEDRVLNIGEVAWMARVMWVRQ; this is encoded by the coding sequence ATGCTGTCTCACGAGCAGATCTGGAACGCCATCGACCGCCTGGCGGAGCGACACGGCTACTCCGCCTCCGGGCTCGCCCGCCGCGCGGGCCTCGATGCGACGAGCTTCAACCGTTCCAAGCGGATCGGCGCCGACGGGCGCAAGCGCTGGCCCTCCACGGAATCGGTCTCGAAGGTGCTGGCCGCCACCGGCGCAAGCCTCGACGAGTTCCTGCGCCTGATCGAGGCCCGGGAGATCCCGGCCCGCACCATGGTGCCGCTGATCGGCCTGACCCAGGCCGGGGCCGGACGCCTGTTCACCGATGAGGGCATGCCCACCGGCGGGGCCGGCTGGGAGGAGATCGAGTTCCCCGACCTGGGCGAGGAGCGCGCCTTCGCGCTGGAGATCCAGGGCGATTCCATGCAGCCGCTGTTCCGCGACGGGGACGTGCTGATCGTGTCGCCCACCGCCAGCGTGCGCAAGGGCGACCGTGTCGTGGTGCGCCTCCACGGTGGCGAGGTCCTCGCCAAAGAGTTGCGGCGGCGCACCGCCCGGACCGTGGAGCTGGTCTCGCTCAATCCGGAGCACGAGGACCGGGTCCTCAATATCGGCGAGGTCGCCTGGATGGCCCGGGTGATGTGGGTCCGGCAATGA
- a CDS encoding DUF952 domain-containing protein → MPLIYKICPRAPWREAEAAGRFTGAPVDRADGFIHFSTAAQTAETADRHFAGQADLLLIAVEAETLGAALVYEPSRGGALFPHLYGDLPLTAVVSVEDLPLGPDGQHVLPAGLPRA, encoded by the coding sequence ATGCCGCTCATCTACAAGATCTGTCCGCGTGCGCCCTGGCGCGAGGCCGAGGCGGCGGGCCGGTTCACCGGGGCGCCCGTCGACCGGGCCGACGGCTTCATCCACTTCTCCACCGCCGCGCAGACCGCCGAGACGGCGGACCGCCATTTCGCCGGCCAGGCCGACCTGCTGCTGATCGCCGTGGAGGCCGAGACCCTGGGCGCGGCCCTGGTCTACGAGCCGTCGCGCGGCGGCGCTCTGTTCCCGCACCTCTACGGTGATCTGCCGCTCACGGCGGTGGTGTCGGTGGAGGATCTGCCCCTCGGGCCGGATGGGCAGCATGTCCTGCCGGCGGGACTCCCGCGCGCATGA
- a CDS encoding quinone-dependent dihydroorotate dehydrogenase — MIAAAFPLVRPLLLRLDAESAHDLTLRALALLPPGKPATDDPRLAVDLLGRRFPNPVGLAAGFDKGARVPDAMLGLGFGFVEVGGVVPRPQPGNPKPRAFRLAADRAVINRYGLNSEGLATVAARLRARAGRPGLVGVNIGANKDSTDRLADYVACTGTLAPLVDFVTVNVSSPNTPGLRDLQGEAFLDELLARTVEARDAAGAKAAVLLKIAPDLALDALDEICATALKRGVQALVVSNTTVARPESLREKTLARETGGLSGRPLFGPATRMLAQTRLRVGDTLPLIGVGGVDSAEAAWTKIEAGASLVQLYSALVYDGPGLVDRIKAGLVQRMAANGLASLSQVVGRGAADLARAA; from the coding sequence ATGATCGCCGCCGCCTTCCCGCTGGTCCGCCCGCTGCTGCTTCGCCTCGATGCCGAGAGCGCCCACGACCTGACCCTGCGCGCCCTCGCGCTGCTGCCCCCGGGTAAGCCCGCCACGGACGACCCGCGCCTCGCCGTGGATCTGCTCGGGCGCCGTTTCCCCAATCCGGTCGGCCTCGCGGCCGGCTTCGACAAGGGGGCCCGGGTGCCGGACGCGATGCTCGGCCTCGGCTTCGGCTTCGTGGAGGTCGGCGGCGTGGTGCCGCGGCCGCAACCCGGCAACCCGAAGCCGCGAGCGTTCCGCCTCGCGGCCGACCGGGCGGTGATCAACCGCTACGGCCTGAACAGCGAAGGCCTGGCGACGGTGGCGGCGCGGCTCAGGGCCCGGGCTGGCCGGCCCGGCCTCGTCGGGGTCAATATCGGGGCCAACAAGGACTCCACCGACCGGCTGGCCGATTATGTCGCCTGCACCGGGACCCTGGCGCCCCTGGTCGATTTCGTCACCGTCAACGTCTCATCGCCCAACACGCCGGGCCTGCGCGACCTGCAGGGCGAGGCCTTCCTCGACGAACTGCTCGCCCGCACCGTCGAAGCCCGGGACGCGGCCGGCGCCAAGGCGGCGGTACTCCTGAAGATCGCCCCCGACCTCGCGCTGGATGCCCTCGACGAGATCTGCGCCACGGCGCTGAAGCGCGGGGTCCAGGCTTTGGTGGTCTCGAACACCACGGTGGCCCGGCCCGAGAGCCTACGGGAGAAGACCCTGGCCCGCGAGACCGGCGGCCTCTCCGGCCGGCCGCTGTTCGGCCCGGCTACCCGGATGCTGGCCCAGACCCGCCTCCGCGTCGGCGACACGCTTCCCCTGATCGGCGTCGGCGGCGTCGATTCCGCCGAGGCCGCCTGGACCAAGATCGAGGCCGGTGCGAGCTTGGTCCAGCTCTATTCGGCGCTGGTCTATGACGGGCCAGGGCTGGTGGATCGCATCAAGGCCGGCCTCGTCCAGCGGATGGCCGCGAACGGGCTGGCCTCGCTCAGCCAGGTCGTCGGCCGGGGCGCTGCGGATCTCGCCCGCGCGGCCTGA